Proteins from a genomic interval of Coccinella septempunctata chromosome 2, icCocSept1.1, whole genome shotgun sequence:
- the LOC123308413 gene encoding LOW QUALITY PROTEIN: uncharacterized protein LOC123308413 (The sequence of the model RefSeq protein was modified relative to this genomic sequence to represent the inferred CDS: substituted 1 base at 1 genomic stop codon), with protein MIGRADIEGSKSDVAMNAWPPQASYPCGNFSDTSCXKLFKPKGSIGRAFAVPMRTEHRDQASICPFALREVSVLAELALGHLRYSLTDVPPQSNSPPGSVLGSDHAGAFIGARNQEHNPARYVRVNERQRNGTRRGTARHSTRLVREHRDSRSH; from the coding sequence ATGATAGGAAGAGCCGACATCGAAGGATCAAAAAGCGACGTCGCTATGAACGCTTGGCCGCCACAAGCCAGTTATCCCTGTGGTAACTTTTCTGACACCTCTTGCTGAAAACTCTTCAAGCCAAAAGGATCGATAGGCCGTGCTTTCGCAGTCCCTATGCGTACTGAACATCGGGATCAAGCCAGCATTTGCCCTTTTGCTCTACGCGAGGTTTCTGTCCTCGCTGAGCTGGCCTTAGGACACCTGCGTTATTCTTTGACAGATGTACCGCCCCAGTCAAACTCCCCGCCTGGCAGTGTCCTCGGATCGGATCACGCGGGAGCGTTTATCGGCGCCCGTAACCAAGAACACAATCCCGCCCGATACGTTCGCGTGAACGAACGACAACGGAACGGGACGCGCCGAGGAACGGCACGCCACTCTACGCGCTTGGTTCGAGAACACCGTGACAGTCGCAGCCACTAG